The Natronobacterium texcoconense genome includes the window ATCGACTCGCTGAAGGTCGGCTACAACTCGGTGCACGGCTACTATATCGAGGTGACGAACCCAAACCTCGATTCGGTGCCCGGGGACTACCAGCGCCGCCAGACGCTGAAGAACTCGGAGCGGTTCGTCACGCCGGAACTCAAGGAACGCGAGGACGAGATCGTCGGTGCCGAGGAACGCGCGGACGAACTCGAGTACGAACTGTTCCGCGAGGTCCGCAAGACGATCGCCGACGAGGTCGAACGCGTCCAGGATCTGGCCGATGCGCTCGCGACCGTCGACGCACTGGTCTCGCTCGCCACCGTTGCAGCCCAGTACGACTACTGTCGGCCGGCGTTGCTCGAGCGCAGTGACGGCGTCGAGATCGATATCGAGGGCGGCCGCCACCCAGTCGTCGAGCGTACACAAGAGTCGTTCGTCCCCAACGACGCACAGTTCGCGGACGGTAGACGGCTGGCGGTGATCACGGGCCCCAACATGTCGGGGAAGTCGACGTACATGCGACAGGTCGCCCAGATCGTCCTGCTGGCGCAGGTCGGGAGTTTCGTGCCGGCGAAGTCGGCCCGCCTGACGCCCGTCGATCGGATCTTCACGCGAGTCGGGGCCAGCGACGACATCGCCGGCGGGCGCTCGACGTTCATGGTCGAGATGGACGAACTCGCCACTATTCTTCGGGAGGCCGACGGGCGCTCGCTGGTCCTGCTAGACGAGGTCGGCCGCGGCACCTCGACCGCGGACGGCCTCGCCATCGCCCAGGCGATGGCCGAACACATCCACGACGAAATTGGCGCGACGACGCTCTTTGCGACCCACCACCACCCGTTGACCGAGGTCGCCGACGAACTCGAGGATGCCTTCACGCTTCACTTCGAGGTCGACCAGGAAGACGGCGAAGTGGTCTTCCACCACGAGGTCGCACCCGGTGCGGCGACAGGTTCCTACGGCGTCGAGGTCGCGACGGCCGCCGGCGTCCCCGAACCGGTCGTCGAGCGGTCGCGGGAACTGGTGGCCGAGGCAGGCGACGAGCAGTCGACCGATAAGTCCGAGCCACCGGCAGCGACGACGACCGACGCTGCCCCGACGACCGCCGACGGCGGAGAGCGGACTGTAGACGAACAGTCCGCTCCCTCTGAGACGGTCGACCTCCCATCCGACGTCGCGGCCGAACTCCGGACACTCGAGGTGGCCCACATGACGCCGGTCGAGGCGCTCTCCGAACTCGATCGGTTAAAACGGCTGCTCGAGGAGGAGAGGGAGTCGTAGTACGAGCTCTTCGTTCAGAACTGGTCGTGAAACCCTCGTTCAGTGTCGGAGTTCACGGAACGAGTCAGCGAAATCACTCGTCATTCGTCGGTGCTGGACCATTAGAACGTTCTGTTCCCGGAAGTGGAAATTCTGCATCTTCGGGCACATCTTCGGGTGCCTCGGCTTCATCTTCGGGCATAGTCCGTCTGATGAGATACACAGCGAGTCCAACCGCAGGGAAGATCGCAACTATCCCAGCCCACGTTACCGAGTTTTCGATTCCGCGCTTCTCTGCATCTCTCAGCACAAGAATTGACAGTAGGCCGTGTATGGATACGAATATGACTGTCAGCGCAAGAACGATGATGGCATCCATCGGCTGATGGGTTTCGTTATAGCGGAAAATAATTTTCTATCTGACTAGCTGTGGTCTCTCTCCCAACCGATTCTGCCGGCCCGGTTACAACAATCGGACCAAAACCGTATTTCCGCCTGTGCTAGAGCGGCCGATTGTACCCACACGCCGGACAGCGCAAGTATCCTTGTGTAACGAGGAGATACGCACGGTTGCACTTGTCACACTCACACGAGACCGAGATTCCCTGCTCCCGCGCGATTCCGGACAGCGTATTGCGAAGTAATCGCTGGTCATGCTCCAGAACCTCGAGTCGGTGACGGAACGACTGCCTCGCGGACGACCGAGGTCTGGCAGGCTGTTTCCGTGATGGTCTCGATTGGTACATGAGCCCCGTACGCGCTCCCGGAGCAAAACCCTATAGGTTGGTCAGAGCGCTGTCCGATCCCGGAAAACGAACCCCGTTATCGCTCTCGCCGACCGACGTGCAGGAACGCGAGGGCAGCGCCGAGGAGCGCGCCGTTCTTCAGGAAGTGGAACAACTGGTTCTGCTTCTCCTCCGGATCGTCGACGTTCCAGAAGTCGTGCATCAGCGGCGTCACGCCGACCAGAAAGCCGGCGACGGCCGCGGCCGCCGCGGTCGGGACGCGCCACAGTGCGATCCCGACTCCGCCGAACAGGAGTCCGCCGCTGATCGCCGGGACGGAGAGTCGCGGCTTCGGTGCGTCCTTGGACTCTGCGAAGGCGATCCGTTCCTCGAGGTTCCGCAGATTGTCGACCGCGTTGAACGCGAGAACGACGCCGAACAGCACGCGACCGAGCCTGAACAGGGGAGACGTGGCGACGTCATCATCTGTTTTCGCTCGCTCGAGTACGCCGGTGTCCTGCCTTTGCTCGCGTTGGGTGAGAAGACGCATCGGTTCGAACCGGGTTCTCGACGCGAATAGGAACTGCCGTAGCAGTTGCAGGCGACCGGACGCTCACTCCGCCGTCGGCTCGAGCGAGACGAACTCGAGGCCGTACTCGACGAGCAGCCGGTCCGCCCGGTCCGTCACCGATGGCGCGACCAGAATTCCACGAACGGCGGCGTCCGCGTGGAGGTCGCGCTCGAGGGCGTCGACGTACCGCCGAAGCTGGCTCACGGCGTCGGGACCGACGCGGCGTCGCTTGAGTTCGACGACGACCGCCCGTCCAGCCGAGTCCTCGCCGTAGACGTCGACCGCGCCCGCCGGCGTGTCGCGCTCGGTTGCAAGCGGCGTGAAGCCGGGCTCGAGCAGGTCGGGTTCCTCGAGAACCCGCCGACGGAGGTCCTCCTCGGTGCCCGACAGCGCGAGTTCGGTCTCGTCGGAGCCGGCGAACGCGGAGACCTGGAAGACCTCCTCGAAGCTGACGAGCAGGCGCTCCTCGGGGGTCGACCGGACGCTCTCGAGGAGGAGGAGCCGTTCACCGTCCTCTGCGTTCTCACACCACACTGCATGCTCACAGCCCGGCGGCTGCCAGTTGACCGGCTGCTGACCCTCGTCAGTGTGGACCAACGCCGCGCCGTCGGGCTTGAGCATCACGTGTCTGTCTCCCGTCCCGAGCCGGCTCGAGGCACGCCCGTCGTAGTCGACCGAGCATCGACCGAAAACCGTCACGAGTGCCTCGCGGTCGATGCCGTCGGTGATCGCATCTCGAGCGGCCTCGAGGGATGGGTACTCGAGCGTGTCGACACGAGCGTCCCGTTCGGAGCGCGTCACTGCCGTTTCGTACCCAGTCGGGACGTAAAAACGCCGCGTCACTTCGTTCCGTTCGAATCTGGTTGCGAGCTTTTAACCGTTCCCGCCCCCGAGCCGAGAAAGAATGGATACGAATCCAAGCCGTCGTCGCCTCCTCCAACTGGGCGGCGTCGGTGCGACCGCGTCGCTCGCCGGCTGTAGCCAGTTCGACATTTCCGACGACGAGAGCGCCGACCCCGAGACGGAGTCGGAACTCGAGGTCGGGGAAGAGCCGGATATCGACCCCGAGGACGGATTCACCGCGCTCGTCCAGCCCGATCAGGACGAACTGCAGGCTCTCGAGATGGAGATTATGGAAGCGGTCGAAGCGGGTGAACTCAGCCAGATGGAAGCACAGGAGGAGTTCCAGCAGCGACAGGCCGAGCTAACCGCCGAGCGAGCCGTCGCGTTCGAGGACGACGTCGCTGGCGACGACGACCTCTCGATCGAGGCCGGAATCGCCGACATAGGCGCGTTCCTGCTCGATGGCCCCGACGAACGGCTCCTCGATACGCTTCGCGACAGCGAGGTGAACGGCCTGGTTCCAGGCGAGGAGTACGCTCAGATGCTAGAACAGCAACAGGCAGAGACCGTCCCGGTTCCGGAGGAAGACCCCGACGCCGATCCGGACGACGACTGATACGGATTGCTGGAACGGTTTACCGGCGCAACCGCCGCCGGATCGGGGTTGCGCCGTCAATGACTTACAGTAAACCGTATGAAACGGACTGCATCGAGTCGGTAACAGTCGACGCGATCACTCGAGGGCGAACGGGCTCTCGCGTTCGGTCCAGTTCCAGCCAGGAATTCGTTCCTGGAATCCGGCTGCGAGAGCGGCCTCGAGGTCGTCTACTCCTGCGTTTTCGTCGGCGTCGCCGTGGACCTGTAGGTCCGCGTAGTGGAAGGTCGCCTCGCCGAGCGTCCGCAACGGCTGGGTGCCGGCGATCGTCGCGGCCAGTTCTCGGCCGAGCAGTTCGTCGACGACGAACCCGGGATAGTCGCCCTCGACGTCGAGGTCTCGGAGGAGAGCAGTCATCGCGGCCACGTTGACCGCGAGGTCGCCGTCGGCGAAGACGGCGTCTACCTCTGTGACGTACTGGTCGCGGGTGACGTGATCGACGTCGGTGTCGAATACCGCTCCGAGGTCGTCGCGGACGTCGTTGATGATGGGAACGACTCTCTCTGCGCGGTCGGCGATCCAGTCGCGTTCGGCGGCGACACGGGCCGGTGTAAGCTCCATAGCGGGCCTACGGAGCGGTTCCCCCTGTGCTTTGCGAAGGCTTTTATAGGACGCGAAGAATAGGCTCGGGTAAGCGGGTTCTCCCTGGAATCTTCCCGCACGGACCAGGATAACCGACCTGGGAGCGTCTTCGTCACGGCACTACCACAGAACGATTCGGGATACGAGACGTACTGCGTCACTCTCGACTCGGGTATCCGCCGGACGCATGCTCCCCGTCGGAGAGTTCACGCAAGCCACATTCGGCGACCTATGAGTACTGTAGAGCAGCAACTTGACGATCTGGAAGCAGAGATCACGAGCGAGTTACCGAGCGATATCTCGGTCTCCTCGGTGAAATACGAAGGGCCGGAACTGGTCGTCTACACGCGCGATCCGAAGAAGTTCGCCCAGCAGGGCGACCTGATCCGAAAGCTCGCGAGCAAGCTCCGGAAACGGATCACCGTCCGCCCCGATCCGAGCGTTCTCTCACGACCCAACGAGGCCCGCGAGGAGATCATGGGTGTCATCCCCGACGAGGCAGGCGTTACGGACCTCGACTTCCACGCCGACACCGGCGAGGTCGTCATCGAGGCCGAGAAGCCGGGCATGGTGATCGGTCGCCACGGCTCGACGCTTCGCGACATCACGAAAAGCGTCGGCTGGACGCCCGAAGTCGTCCGTACGCCGCCGATCGAGTCCTCGACCGTCTCGAACGTCCGTAGCTTCCTCAAACAGGAACGCGACGAGCGCCGGGACATTCTGGAGAAGGTAGGCCGGCAGATCCACCGCGAGGAGATGTCCGACGACGAGTACGTCCGTATCTCGACGCTGGGTTGCTGCCGCGAGGTCGGACGTGCTTCCTTTATTCTCTCGACACCCGAAACCCGCATTCTCATCGACTGTGGTGACAAGCCCGGTGCCGAAGGGGAAGTGCCGTACCTGCACGCACCCGAAGCACTCGGCGCTGGACCGGAGACGATCGACGCGGTCGTGTTGACACACGCCCACCTCGACCACTCCGCGCTCATCCCACTCCTGTTCAAGTACGGCTACGACGGACCGATCTACTGTACCGAACCCACACGCGACCTGATGGGACTGCTCACGCTCGACTATCTGGACGT containing:
- a CDS encoding DoxX family membrane protein encodes the protein MRLLTQREQRQDTGVLERAKTDDDVATSPLFRLGRVLFGVVLAFNAVDNLRNLEERIAFAESKDAPKPRLSVPAISGGLLFGGVGIALWRVPTAAAAAVAGFLVGVTPLMHDFWNVDDPEEKQNQLFHFLKNGALLGAALAFLHVGRRER
- the nucS gene encoding endonuclease NucS, which encodes MTRSERDARVDTLEYPSLEAARDAITDGIDREALVTVFGRCSVDYDGRASSRLGTGDRHVMLKPDGAALVHTDEGQQPVNWQPPGCEHAVWCENAEDGERLLLLESVRSTPEERLLVSFEEVFQVSAFAGSDETELALSGTEEDLRRRVLEEPDLLEPGFTPLATERDTPAGAVDVYGEDSAGRAVVVELKRRRVGPDAVSQLRRYVDALERDLHADAAVRGILVAPSVTDRADRLLVEYGLEFVSLEPTAE